A window of Campylobacter pinnipediorum subsp. pinnipediorum contains these coding sequences:
- a CDS encoding retention module-containing protein, which yields MATSGIIIQLVGNVVAIDATGKERVVQVGDEVVLGEVIKTIGESSKVTISTNDDKDITLLGNDTLSFDNSVTQVQSFGDDAIADANSLQQAILSGADLTQLEETAAGGDSAAGNGGEGTGQLNDSVFAQGGHESNVYADYGDLENIATVAALNTINGVDGGRSTNTDNTPPVVTINSISNNHNTITGITEPNTKVVVALVDGTKIPTVSDSDGKWSVPVDPTKTKTGDKVTATATDGAGNKGEDTTDITDGTALNGNTTKLIIDDITADNVLNAKEASENIKVTGKVTGEFKEGDKVIITVDNTPYETTVDRDGNFVVSIPGEKLANESDKIIDGKVIATDEAGNKGEITATKAYGVDTVIPGDSNKDGQINGSDNNSGAPVVTITGDVNNDGFINAKELTDTITVKIDIPANTEVGDTLVITNPNGSVDKIPVTEDIINKGYTKEYPKSDFPEGVKTTVSAKVVDLAGNESATGTDNVIVDTTAPNTPTVEILDSNNIININEANNGVKVKVTLDKPLAEGEKVNIKINGEDFPIIVKNGEKDIEFLIPSDKVPTNNTPIKVTATVIDNAGNKSKEGVDQVDVDTTPLSPKVTENENGTINIDIDTDKAGDAQEAVITYTPADSNTPVTATISKDSDGNWTSNDSKVHVDPNTGKATINPEDIKNDTDVSVVATDKAGNISDDSTHIANPVINIVVDKDEITEGNNATYTATLNKPLSEDKTLIVNFNNGRGETQSVEITIPKGKTSVKIDLDTNLFRPDDVYKESQTNVVISNASVKDSNIKVILGKVTTNIKDDHDVTDISLGLIKVSTITSGNINNNNGLVTVIAKNEQGVDITNENGLGKGISHHIDPEGFGVKGDITNPNSDGSTGHPDELQKGESLEFGFKKPVFSLDVALSWRAGQEHAKVEFYDDNGTKLGSALISGGQSDSAHSLANIQYFDASGEPITVLKDIPGGSDSVDPLYAFTPGYEFSKIKFTAPEEGDDYLINKIVYKEKVDITSENIETLLNSSSKVENSQNEEHLELVVTTSNPPHNNTTVVNVNVNGEIQKVHIDEYSGIGKIKGKTDLKTFDANIVSIEGDKFEATNIVANRIVSAPKINFINDGEDNILNKTENENKNDGNSENTKANITVPDGVVAGDKVFVTIDYDNGTSRTGYYTIGYNNQGIGEHKTFEALLPVVKEGVMKVKAYIKSSDGTRISADSDVDTITVDLTPPELTLNTSDDIHNNTPTIKGVTNLPNDSKVNVVIVDSDNNSQTIKATVKDGHFSVAPENPLADGGYTVIATATDEAHNTTTAKISGNVDTGVTLTITAPETEVEGDQIPYTFTLSRSVDTKTTVDVQFVTNDGKTMTRAVVIEAGKTEATVNVASPRSDNPYHDSNINVGISNVAVTSDNRSKIIITKDRPITTIVDDDDPTTVSIALVKSSEITIENIGKKTSDGVTVKAISANGYNAEISTYNDYQRDGFGVDGENGVKKSDFSGDIRELQHGESLEFTFPKSTFSLDVSFAWRNGSSETAKIIFKDAEGKEKGSATISGGENGIDDNHSTTVQYYDINGNKTHAELNISGGTDNNDKSYTFAPGYEFKKAEFTAPNENDDYLIHKIVYKEKVIDNETIKDLIENHSEDVEWVVTTSNPPHNDTTVVTVDVNGTTQEVRIDGASGIGKIKDMENHKTFNGNITKVEGHPFESVKIEVKATPTDTNVRDTLDDDSDAVNVTLDGIITKSTSITVDTVTDKKVEGITLTAEGPYGESASISTVKNTEHDGFGVEGDTSRYYDKTDSDGGADSKELGYLADTGSEKIILTLKDNQADSIQAKFAWKNSQESAKIEFYRGDELVGEQTITGENSNDRVDETRILRPEGKNNNTFFDKVVFSAPNKGDDYLINEIKVNTITIDKDANITKEIIKEDGGDVILTVKTSVPPQDKYPATAVIELNNGVKKEVVLDEKGEGIVKVKLSDIHQEANAKDFIINAKVIEIKGGNFEDVNLKNANWDQIKHIIDSENNKEEQSAEKETDGKVTSLTEKENGGKEGVSQSIDDDQNDNGSVYKEISIDSKYKGLSGEAYLYQSSISSGHANHVFEPNKDGSRNKIAWKGGDVSDEKYISNAEYYLSDPEKVGIKSNASFTIDKLEANHGNNRNYHEDLINGLKGQSHIKNFESHEHHTKEYGKDTIFKYSGTFLTAGHDAKMFMDFGQTNGLAVVKIDGQVVSRFSSNGKYGFNIFNWQGKLHNEFNVHFDNIEPHKIEVIIAQSGSKSTAPIKVGFIAPDKTHVPLGEEHTGLDIKVYNNDFKVPEGVHYDADTNSYVYDATSEGHASSVVSHPQPRMASSYGSENDYEQIDSELLEDIISEQKTDVKSFAATNTLLINVDDGSVDLSKLDSIKNNDEPIKPSIDKVNLVDVGLDDDKNSLDTVLPETKEAQDIKTEVSEISPASELSSEQKVENLLSSKTQKTITTPHSDTDVGGVDNVQPLQEVNSADEFVNKH from the coding sequence ATGGCAACATCAGGTATTATAATACAGTTAGTAGGAAATGTTGTCGCAATTGATGCGACTGGAAAAGAAAGGGTTGTCCAAGTAGGCGATGAAGTAGTTTTGGGTGAAGTTATCAAAACGATAGGCGAATCAAGCAAAGTTACTATATCTACAAATGATGATAAGGATATAACATTACTAGGCAATGACACGCTTAGCTTTGATAATAGTGTTACTCAGGTTCAAAGTTTTGGAGATGATGCCATTGCTGATGCTAATTCTTTACAACAAGCAATTTTAAGTGGTGCTGATTTAACTCAACTAGAAGAGACTGCTGCTGGTGGCGACAGTGCTGCTGGAAACGGTGGGGAAGGAACAGGCCAGCTTAATGATAGTGTTTTTGCACAAGGTGGACATGAGTCAAATGTTTATGCTGATTATGGAGATTTAGAAAACATTGCTACAGTTGCAGCTTTAAATACTATCAATGGCGTAGATGGCGGAAGAAGCACTAATACTGACAATACTCCTCCTGTTGTAACCATAAATTCCATTAGCAACAATCATAATACAATCACAGGTATAACAGAACCAAATACTAAAGTTGTTGTAGCATTAGTAGATGGAACTAAAATACCTACAGTTTCAGACAGTGATGGTAAGTGGTCAGTTCCTGTTGATCCAACAAAAACTAAAACAGGTGATAAGGTTACTGCAACAGCTACTGATGGAGCTGGTAATAAAGGTGAAGATACTACGGATATAACTGATGGTACAGCTCTAAATGGTAACACTACAAAATTAATTATAGATGATATTACTGCAGACAATGTATTAAATGCAAAAGAAGCAAGCGAAAATATTAAAGTTACTGGTAAAGTAACAGGAGAATTCAAAGAAGGTGATAAGGTAATTATAACAGTAGATAATACACCATATGAAACTACTGTAGATAGAGATGGTAACTTTGTTGTTTCTATTCCAGGTGAAAAATTGGCAAATGAAAGTGATAAAATAATTGATGGTAAGGTTATTGCTACTGATGAAGCTGGAAATAAAGGCGAAATAACAGCTACTAAAGCCTATGGTGTTGACACAGTAATCCCAGGTGATAGTAACAAAGATGGTCAAATAAATGGTAGTGATAATAACAGTGGCGCTCCAGTAGTAACTATTACAGGAGATGTAAATAATGATGGCTTTATAAACGCTAAAGAATTAACTGATACCATTACTGTTAAAATCGATATACCAGCTAATACAGAAGTTGGAGACACACTAGTTATTACTAACCCAAACGGTTCAGTAGATAAAATTCCTGTCACAGAAGATATAATCAATAAAGGTTATACAAAAGAATATCCAAAATCAGATTTCCCAGAAGGAGTAAAAACAACTGTTTCAGCTAAAGTAGTTGATCTGGCAGGAAATGAAAGTGCAACAGGAACTGATAATGTAATAGTTGACACAACAGCTCCAAATACACCAACAGTAGAAATTCTAGATAGTAATAATATTATCAATATCAATGAAGCTAATAATGGTGTTAAGGTAAAAGTTACACTAGATAAACCTTTGGCAGAAGGCGAAAAAGTAAATATTAAAATTAATGGCGAAGATTTTCCTATAATTGTCAAAAATGGAGAAAAAGACATTGAATTTCTTATTCCTTCAGATAAAGTTCCAACGAATAATACTCCTATAAAAGTAACAGCAACTGTAATTGACAATGCAGGAAATAAATCAAAAGAAGGAGTGGACCAAGTTGATGTTGATACAACACCATTATCACCAAAAGTAACAGAAAATGAAAATGGCACTATAAATATCGACATAGATACAGATAAAGCAGGTGATGCCCAAGAAGCCGTTATAACATATACCCCAGCAGATAGTAATACTCCAGTAACTGCAACAATAAGCAAAGATAGCGATGGAAATTGGACAAGCAATGATTCAAAAGTTCATGTTGATCCTAATACGGGCAAGGCTACTATTAACCCCGAAGATATAAAAAATGATACCGATGTGTCAGTTGTTGCTACTGATAAGGCAGGAAATATAAGTGATGATTCTACGCATATAGCTAATCCAGTTATTAATATAGTAGTTGACAAAGATGAGATAACGGAAGGAAATAATGCAACATATACAGCAACTCTCAATAAGCCTTTAAGTGAAGATAAAACATTAATTGTTAACTTTAATAATGGTCGTGGAGAAACACAAAGCGTAGAAATTACTATACCAAAAGGTAAAACAAGTGTTAAAATTGATTTAGATACAAACTTATTTAGACCTGATGATGTATACAAAGAGTCACAAACTAATGTGGTTATAAGTAATGCTAGTGTTAAAGATAGCAATATTAAAGTAATTCTTGGAAAAGTAACAACAAATATAAAAGACGATCACGATGTTACAGATATATCTCTTGGATTAATAAAAGTATCTACAATTACATCAGGCAACATTAATAATAATAATGGCCTAGTAACAGTTATAGCTAAAAATGAACAAGGCGTAGATATTACAAATGAAAATGGTTTAGGGAAAGGTATATCTCATCATATAGATCCTGAAGGTTTTGGCGTAAAAGGTGATATAACAAATCCTAATAGTGATGGTTCAACTGGTCATCCAGATGAATTACAAAAAGGTGAGTCTTTAGAATTTGGATTTAAAAAACCAGTATTTAGTTTAGATGTTGCATTATCTTGGAGAGCTGGTCAAGAGCATGCAAAAGTTGAATTTTATGATGATAATGGCACTAAATTAGGAAGTGCTCTTATATCTGGTGGTCAGTCAGACTCAGCTCACAGTTTAGCTAATATTCAATATTTTGATGCATCTGGTGAACCAATAACTGTTCTTAAGGATATTCCTGGTGGCAGCGATAGTGTTGATCCTCTATATGCATTTACGCCTGGATATGAGTTTAGTAAAATTAAATTTACAGCACCAGAAGAAGGTGATGATTATTTAATTAATAAAATAGTCTACAAGGAAAAAGTTGATATAACAAGTGAAAATATTGAAACTTTATTAAATAGCTCATCAAAAGTAGAAAATTCACAAAACGAAGAGCATTTAGAATTAGTTGTTACAACATCAAACCCCCCACATAACAATACTACTGTGGTAAATGTTAATGTAAATGGGGAGATACAAAAAGTTCATATAGATGAATATAGTGGTATAGGCAAGATAAAAGGCAAAACAGACCTTAAAACATTTGATGCCAATATAGTAAGTATCGAAGGTGATAAATTTGAAGCTACAAATATAGTAGCAAACAGAATAGTATCGGCTCCAAAAATTAATTTTATAAATGATGGTGAAGATAATATCTTAAATAAAACAGAAAACGAAAATAAAAATGATGGTAATTCTGAAAATACAAAAGCAAACATAACGGTTCCCGATGGTGTTGTTGCTGGAGATAAAGTTTTTGTAACTATAGATTATGATAATGGCACTTCTCGAACAGGGTATTACACAATTGGCTATAACAATCAAGGAATTGGTGAGCATAAAACATTTGAAGCTTTATTACCTGTTGTTAAAGAGGGTGTTATGAAAGTCAAAGCTTATATTAAATCTTCTGACGGCACAAGAATTTCAGCTGATAGTGATGTTGATACAATAACAGTTGACTTAACACCACCAGAGTTAACATTAAACACATCTGATGATATACATAATAATACACCTACAATTAAAGGTGTTACAAATCTACCTAATGATTCAAAAGTTAATGTAGTAATAGTAGATAGTGATAATAATTCTCAAACTATCAAAGCTACTGTCAAAGATGGTCATTTCTCAGTAGCTCCAGAAAATCCTTTGGCTGATGGTGGCTATACTGTTATAGCAACTGCTACAGATGAAGCTCATAATACAACAACTGCTAAAATTTCAGGCAATGTTGATACAGGAGTTACATTAACTATAACTGCTCCAGAAACAGAAGTGGAAGGAGATCAAATTCCTTATACATTTACTTTGTCTAGATCAGTAGATACTAAAACAACAGTAGATGTTCAATTTGTAACAAATGATGGTAAAACTATGACTAGAGCAGTTGTTATAGAAGCTGGTAAAACAGAAGCTACTGTAAATGTTGCTTCTCCAAGAAGCGATAATCCATATCATGACAGCAACATAAATGTGGGTATTTCTAATGTAGCTGTAACATCAGATAATAGAAGTAAAATTATAATAACAAAAGATAGACCTATCACTACAATAGTAGATGATGATGATCCTACAACTGTTTCTATAGCGTTGGTAAAATCATCTGAGATAACAATAGAAAATATTGGGAAAAAAACGTCAGATGGTGTTACTGTTAAGGCTATAAGCGCCAATGGATATAATGCAGAAATTTCTACATATAATGATTACCAACGCGACGGATTTGGTGTGGATGGTGAAAATGGTGTCAAAAAAAGTGACTTTAGTGGAGATATAAGAGAGTTGCAACACGGTGAATCTTTAGAATTTACATTTCCTAAATCAACATTCAGTCTAGACGTTTCATTTGCATGGAGAAATGGCTCATCTGAGACCGCTAAAATTATATTTAAAGATGCCGAAGGTAAAGAGAAAGGAAGTGCTACAATATCTGGTGGTGAAAACGGTATAGATGACAACCATTCAACCACGGTTCAATACTATGATATAAATGGAAATAAAACTCATGCTGAGCTAAATATATCTGGAGGTACAGATAATAATGATAAATCATATACATTTGCTCCTGGATATGAGTTTAAAAAGGCTGAATTTACAGCACCAAATGAAAATGATGATTATTTGATTCACAAAATAGTTTATAAAGAAAAAGTTATAGATAATGAAACTATCAAAGATTTGATAGAAAATCATTCAGAAGATGTAGAATGGGTTGTTACAACTTCTAATCCTCCACATAATGATACCACTGTAGTTACAGTTGATGTAAACGGAACTACGCAAGAAGTTCGTATAGATGGTGCTAGTGGTATAGGTAAAATCAAAGATATGGAAAATCATAAAACTTTTAATGGCAATATTACTAAAGTTGAAGGTCATCCGTTTGAAAGTGTAAAAATAGAAGTGAAAGCCACTCCTACTGACACTAATGTTAGAGATACATTAGATGATGATTCTGATGCAGTGAATGTTACTTTAGATGGCATCATAACAAAATCAACAAGTATAACAGTGGATACAGTAACAGACAAAAAAGTAGAAGGTATAACACTAACCGCCGAAGGTCCATATGGAGAATCAGCTAGTATTTCTACTGTAAAAAATACAGAACACGATGGATTTGGTGTAGAAGGAGATACTTCTAGATATTATGATAAAACTGATTCCGATGGCGGTGCAGACAGTAAAGAACTTGGATATTTAGCCGATACAGGCAGTGAAAAAATTATACTAACATTAAAAGATAATCAAGCTGATAGTATTCAAGCTAAATTTGCTTGGAAAAATTCACAAGAAAGTGCAAAAATTGAGTTTTATAGAGGTGATGAATTAGTTGGAGAGCAAACTATTACAGGAGAAAATAGCAATGACCGAGTTGATGAGACAAGGATATTAAGACCAGAAGGTAAAAATAATAATACTTTCTTTGATAAAGTTGTATTCTCAGCTCCTAACAAAGGCGATGATTATCTAATCAACGAAATAAAAGTAAATACTATCACTATAGACAAAGATGCCAACATCACAAAAGAGATCATTAAAGAAGATGGCGGAGATGTTATACTTACCGTTAAAACTTCAGTTCCTCCGCAAGATAAGTATCCAGCAACAGCTGTTATCGAACTAAATAATGGTGTAAAAAAAGAAGTTGTGCTTGATGAAAAAGGCGAAGGAATAGTAAAAGTTAAACTTTCAGATATCCATCAAGAAGCTAATGCTAAAGATTTTATTATCAATGCAAAAGTTATTGAGATCAAAGGTGGAAATTTTGAAGATGTAAATCTTAAAAATGCAAATTGGGATCAAATTAAACATATAATAGATTCTGAAAATAACAAAGAAGAGCAGTCTGCAGAAAAAGAGACAGATGGCAAAGTTACATCTCTAACCGAAAAAGAAAATGGTGGTAAAGAGGGTGTTTCTCAAAGCATAGATGATGATCAAAATGATAATGGTTCTGTATATAAAGAAATATCTATTGATAGTAAATATAAGGGACTTTCTGGTGAAGCTTATTTGTATCAAAGTAGTATTTCAAGTGGTCACGCAAATCATGTGTTTGAGCCAAATAAAGATGGAAGTAGGAATAAAATAGCTTGGAAAGGCGGCGATGTATCAGATGAAAAATACATATCAAATGCTGAGTATTATTTAAGTGATCCAGAAAAGGTTGGTATCAAGTCAAATGCTTCATTTACTATAGATAAACTGGAAGCAAATCATGGAAATAATAGGAATTATCATGAAGATTTAATTAATGGTTTAAAAGGACAAAGCCACATTAAGAATTTTGAATCACATGAACATCATACAAAAGAATATGGTAAAGATACTATATTTAAGTATAGTGGCACTTTCCTTACTGCCGGTCATGATGCTAAAATGTTTATGGACTTTGGTCAAACTAACGGTCTTGCGGTAGTTAAGATAGATGGTCAAGTGGTTTCACGTTTCTCATCTAATGGTAAGTATGGATTTAATATATTTAATTGGCAAGGTAAATTACATAATGAATTTAATGTTCATTTTGATAACATAGAGCCGCATAAAATAGAAGTTATAATTGCACAGTCTGGAAGTAAGTCTACTGCTCCAATTAAAGTAGGCTTTATTGCACCAGATAAAACCCATGTTCCATTGGGAGAAGAGCATACAGGGCTTGATATAAAAGTATACAACAATGACTTTAAAGTTCCTGAAGGTGTTCATTATGATGCCGATACAAATTCTTATGTTTACGATGCTACTTCGGAAGGACATGCTTCTAGTGTTGTTTCTCATCCTCAACCAAGAATGGCTTCATCTTATGGTTCTGAAAATGACTATGAACAAATAGATAGCGAATTACTAGAGGATATAATCTCAGAACAAAAAACAGATGTTAAGTCTTTTGCGGCTACAAATACATTACTTATCAATGTAGATGATGGTAGTGTTGATTTGTCAAAACTTGATAGCATTAAAAACAATGATGAGCCTATCAAGCCAAGCATTGATAAGGTTAATCTTGTTGATGTAGGTTTAGATGATGATAAAAATTCTTTAGATACAGTATTGCCTGAAACTAAAGAAGCTCAAGACATTAAAACAGAAGTTTCTGAGATAAGCCCAGCTTCTGAGCTTAGTTCTGAGCAAAAAGTTGAGAATTTATTGTCTAGTAAAACTCAAAAAACAATTACAACACCACACTCAGACACTGATGTTGGTGGTGTTGACAATGTTCAGCCATTACAAGAAGTTAATTCTGCAGATGAGTTTGTAAACAAACATTAA
- a CDS encoding cytochrome-c peroxidase: protein MKKILVLFFFVGLLHADIFAPSLGILYNEAKANLGKKIFFDNRLGANENKSCETCHNLYWDFSGTIRTNLQNNKINPPSILNAALNYIFFRNGDHRNIYDQVLKSVTSRHELGVDKNEIITKISNVNEYRIAFLKIYKDGVTFENIVDVLVEFERAVLSVNSPFDRFLMGDSNALSEEEKIGFELFKNIGCVACHNGINLGGNLMQNIGAYEEIFSNMDSSRIFKEQIYKVPSLRNIARTAPYMSDGSILYLKDAITHIVNLQSTHNIDKKDVDLLYKFLLSLNGEYPRILK from the coding sequence ATGAAAAAGATTTTGGTTTTATTCTTTTTTGTTGGTTTATTACATGCAGATATATTTGCTCCCTCGCTTGGAATTTTGTATAACGAAGCTAAAGCAAATTTAGGAAAAAAGATATTTTTTGACAATCGTTTGGGCGCCAACGAAAATAAATCATGTGAAACTTGTCATAATTTATACTGGGACTTTAGCGGTACTATAAGAACTAATTTACAAAATAATAAAATAAATCCACCTAGTATACTAAACGCAGCTTTAAATTATATATTTTTTAGGAATGGAGACCATAGAAATATATATGATCAAGTTTTAAAGTCAGTGACTTCTAGGCATGAGCTTGGAGTTGATAAAAATGAGATTATAACAAAAATTTCCAATGTAAATGAATACAGGATAGCCTTTTTAAAAATATATAAAGATGGTGTTACATTTGAAAATATAGTTGATGTCTTGGTTGAGTTTGAAAGAGCAGTTTTGTCTGTAAATTCTCCATTTGATAGATTTTTGATGGGAGATTCTAATGCTTTAAGTGAAGAAGAAAAAATAGGCTTTGAGCTTTTTAAAAATATAGGTTGTGTTGCATGCCATAATGGAATTAATCTAGGCGGTAATTTAATGCAAAATATAGGAGCTTATGAAGAAATTTTTAGTAATATGGATAGTTCAAGAATATTTAAAGAACAAATATATAAAGTCCCTTCTTTAAGAAATATAGCCAGAACAGCACCATATATGTCAGATGGATCTATCTTATATTTAAAAGATGCAATAACTCATATTGTTAATTTACAATCCACACACAACATTGATAAAAAAGATGTTGATTTGCTTTATAAGTTTTTATTATCGTTAAATGGAGAATATCCAAGGATACTTAAATGA
- a CDS encoding EAL domain-containing protein: MNTQKIRFLLFVFIVFFGISSFFVFKLSKATENNSIWRNAIMNLRLLNKEIDAYFKNSLVNTNYDEINTIFADFKTNLDQLKNVDSFSVLSDIYGNENDIAIIQNIYLKKLQLLDRLNYVNSSIVSFLFECEYMLDKNSEFKKFEPLFLKLKYVNFSNTRSIKRIEQDIINLKNDIDINTKYYKDIVQKTQMILFSLKLLKELHQQNVILNLSSYLDNILIAYDHQYARILDLLQIFMLLSFSIFCFVLFFIALQSLSYFKVLKELAMVKTAVDNSFGSVIFTDISNKITYVNKEFERSSGYKSGEIIGKNPSILKSSLHGDEFYENIRSSIMNLEEWDANELVSKTKSGRYIHEKVKFLPFVYENKLSGFIGLKMDRTKETRMVYELELKNEQLKVQSGIDKLTGFGNYFAMTERLEEKKDGIVVSINIKNFDNLRFFYQTNTTEAMLKAFANTLKLCVDTSEIKGELFRFQDDEFFMWYIGDDIDKDIGYIQDYFSFNTIEVKVGNKIENLPGVKIVIGVSSLNDTEQTNRLMQAILANQEARKEAVDIYTYKENDAIELRYYKNQNITQLIEYALENDTVVVECQGIYDVSKIGEKATYYEILVRIVDENGKIRYPGEFLEIAMQAQLYTQITKKVISRAFLLVEKYPDYMFSVNLSGIDIIDSSVREFLEEKLELCSDPSRICFEILESEEVSDYGIVNSFIKHIKGHGSQISIDDFGSGYSNYYRILELDIDNIKIDGSIIKKLPYDKNSQYLVETILNFASKQGYNVVAEYVSSEEILEQIKKFKIPLAQGFLLGKPQPSDSL; the protein is encoded by the coding sequence ATGAATACACAAAAAATTAGATTTTTATTATTTGTTTTTATTGTATTTTTTGGTATTTCTTCGTTTTTTGTTTTTAAATTAAGTAAAGCAACTGAAAATAACAGCATTTGGCGAAATGCAATAATGAACTTAAGGCTCTTAAATAAAGAAATAGATGCTTATTTTAAAAATAGCCTAGTAAATACAAATTATGATGAAATTAATACAATTTTTGCTGATTTTAAAACCAATCTTGATCAATTAAAAAATGTAGATAGCTTTTCTGTTTTGTCAGACATATATGGTAATGAGAATGATATAGCTATTATACAAAATATATATTTAAAAAAGCTTCAGTTGCTAGATAGATTAAACTATGTAAATTCAAGCATCGTCTCTTTTTTATTTGAGTGTGAATATATGCTTGATAAAAATTCTGAGTTTAAAAAATTCGAACCTTTATTTTTGAAATTAAAATATGTTAATTTTTCTAATACTCGTTCTATTAAGAGGATCGAACAAGATATAATCAACTTAAAAAATGATATCGATATAAATACAAAATATTATAAAGATATTGTGCAAAAAACACAAATGATACTTTTTTCATTAAAATTACTAAAAGAACTTCATCAACAAAATGTTATATTAAATTTATCTAGTTATCTAGACAATATACTTATAGCTTATGATCATCAATATGCTCGCATTCTTGATTTATTGCAAATTTTTATGCTTTTATCTTTTTCTATATTTTGTTTCGTTTTGTTTTTTATTGCTCTTCAAAGTTTGTCATATTTTAAGGTTTTAAAAGAATTGGCTATGGTTAAAACGGCTGTTGATAATAGTTTTGGTTCGGTTATTTTTACAGATATTTCAAATAAAATAACTTATGTAAATAAAGAGTTTGAAAGATCAAGTGGATATAAATCAGGTGAGATTATAGGCAAAAATCCGAGCATACTAAAATCTTCATTGCATGGTGATGAATTTTATGAGAATATTAGAAGTAGTATTATGAACCTTGAGGAGTGGGATGCTAATGAACTTGTAAGTAAAACTAAAAGTGGTCGATACATACACGAAAAAGTAAAATTTTTACCTTTTGTATATGAAAATAAACTTTCTGGTTTTATAGGCTTGAAAATGGATAGAACAAAAGAAACTCGTATGGTCTATGAGCTTGAATTAAAAAATGAACAACTAAAAGTGCAATCAGGTATAGACAAACTCACTGGTTTTGGAAATTATTTTGCGATGACAGAAAGACTTGAAGAGAAGAAAGATGGTATTGTTGTTAGTATAAATATTAAAAATTTTGATAATTTACGCTTTTTTTATCAAACAAATACAACTGAAGCAATGTTAAAAGCTTTTGCAAATACACTTAAGCTTTGTGTTGATACTTCTGAGATTAAAGGTGAACTTTTTAGGTTTCAAGATGATGAGTTTTTTATGTGGTATATTGGAGATGATATAGATAAAGATATAGGTTATATACAGGATTATTTTAGCTTTAATACTATAGAGGTTAAGGTTGGTAATAAGATAGAAAATTTACCTGGTGTAAAGATTGTGATAGGAGTAAGCTCCTTAAATGATACAGAACAAACAAATAGACTTATGCAAGCAATTCTTGCCAATCAGGAAGCAAGAAAAGAGGCTGTAGATATATATACCTATAAAGAAAATGATGCAATAGAATTAAGGTATTATAAAAATCAAAATATAACTCAACTTATAGAGTATGCTCTTGAAAATGATACTGTAGTTGTTGAGTGTCAGGGTATTTATGATGTATCAAAAATAGGCGAAAAAGCGACATATTATGAAATTTTAGTTCGTATTGTTGATGAAAATGGAAAGATAAGATATCCTGGAGAATTTTTGGAAATTGCAATGCAAGCGCAGCTTTATACTCAGATAACTAAAAAAGTTATAAGTCGTGCCTTTTTGCTTGTAGAAAAATATCCTGATTATATGTTTTCTGTAAATCTTTCCGGAATAGATATCATAGATAGTTCTGTTCGTGAGTTTTTAGAAGAAAAATTAGAACTGTGTTCTGATCCTAGTCGTATTTGTTTTGAGATATTAGAAAGTGAAGAGGTTAGTGATTATGGTATAGTAAATTCATTTATCAAGCACATAAAAGGCCATGGGTCTCAAATTTCTATTGATGATTTTGGCTCAGGATATTCAAACTATTATCGAATTTTAGAACTTGATATTGATAATATTAAAATAGATGGTTCGATTATCAAAAAATTACCTTATGATAAAAATTCCCAGTATTTGGTCGAAACTATATTAAATTTTGCTTCAAAACAAGGATATAATGTTGTTGCAGAGTATGTTAGCTCTGAAGAAATTTTAGAACAAATTAAGAAATTTAAAATACCTCTTGCTCAAGGCTTCTTGCTAGGTAAGCCTCAACCTTCCGATTCTCTTTAA